The nucleotide window TTCTCCCAGGAGTGTGTTAGGAAGTCAACCTGTACATAAGTGATGAACATTTGTACTCGACCCAGTAGGATGATAAGGAATAGTGCTGTATCCTACCTGAAGGTGTAATAAAGTGTACATTTTTCTACCGCCGCGTCGCTCTACCTTCTGTACCGGGGGAAGAGGGCGGGCTTGGGGGGTTACTGGGAGGTGCTGGCTGGGAGAACGGACCCGTCCCCAtccctcatccccatccccatccctgatCCCCATCCCTGATCCTCATCCCGATCCCCATCCCGATCTCCATCCCGATCTCCATCCCGATCTCCATCCCCATTCCgatctccatccccatccctggtcCCCATCCCGATCTCCATCCCTGGTCCCGATCCCCATCCCCGCCCCGCTGCCGGCCCCGCTGCGGGCGGAGCGGCCGCGgctcctcctctctctcctcctcctcctcctcccgtGTCCTCCCCGGCGAGCATGGCGCGGGAGGCCGCGCTCGCCGCCTGCCTGGAGGCCGTGCTGGGGAGCCGCTCCAGCGCCAACCGGGTCTTTGAGCTCCTGGAGCCGCTGGTGgtgcgggccgggccgggggagCGGGCTGAGGGACCCTGGAGCCGCTGGTGgtgcgggccgggccgggcggggggaGCGGGCTGAGGGACGGCAGCGCGGCCGGGCCGCCGCTCTGACACGCTGTTCCCCAGGGCCAGGAGGAGCCGGAGGACATCGTGAGCGCCGCCAGGAGCTGCAGCCGGCTGTTCGGGGCGCTGCTGGAGCGGCGGGAGCTGTTCGTGGGGCCGCTGCCCGAGCAGGACGCCTCTCTGGCCGGTGAGCGCGGAGCGGGGCCCCGCGGCGCTGGCCGGGCCAGGCGCGGCCCTGCCCGAGCCCAGTCTggctgtgtgtctgtccctcACAGAGAGCTACAGTGCCGAGGACAAGTACAGGATATGGATGAGGCACCGCTACAGGGACTGCGTGGGCTGCCTCGGGGAGCTCATGAGGCACGACTCCTTCCAGGTCAAGGTAGGTCCTGGGCCCGCTGCTGACCCACGGTTCGCGGGGGTCCCTTGAGGTTATCACCCAGTATTTCAGTGTGGGAGGGCAGGCAGTGCTGTAAGACTGCTCACCAGCAGCGAGCATGCAGCTTTCACAGGAAATAATATCTCATTCTTCCTCCTCTTGAAAGTTGCTTCCTTTGGGTTTCACCCCTGGTGTGCTTGtttaggtgggtttttttttttaatgagagtcccttctgtttttttaaaggagatgGCACTCTGCACGCTCATGAAGTTTGTCGAATTGGAGGCACAATATCCATTGATCAAAATAGAGTGGAAGGGAACTTTAACTTTTCCATATGATCTTCTTAAGGTAAGATGCAGATGTGAAAAGTCCCTCCTGTCAGTGACCTGATAGCACATGAACTCGtgtgccctcagctgcctctctgctccCGTGCTGTAAGAGACTGACTTGTTGCTTTGCTTTCCAAACCCTTTGTTAGGTAGTTGTTGATGGTTTGCTGCCCACCGAGGAGGATGCCTCGCTGCTGATCTCCCGCTTTCAGGAGTACATGGAGTACGACGACGTGCGGTACTTTGTCATGAAGGCTGTCACTGCCAGCATCTTGCAGGTCATGCAAAAGACAAAGGAGGTAAGAAATTGTTACTGCTCAGGTGGCTCTGGATGAGCTGCTCTGGGTTGTGTGTGAAGCAGGGAGGAATTAGTGATACATGGAAATATTTGGAAGCCAGAGAAATGAGTGTGCCCACTGAAGGCActgattgttttttcttgtctATGTCAGTATGCCAAGACTGGCTTTACTCTGAAATTGAAAGTATTTCAAGACACATGCTGTTCTTTCTGGTGCAGGCTCTAGCTTCTGTTTTACCCAAATCTCCACAGCTTGGGTGACACATAGAGAACTTTTAATTCTCTTCACttggctgcagaggaagaatCTGTTTCCTTCATTGGATTGACCAGTTTTATTAAACCAAAATAAGTACAGAGGTTTCGTGTTGGATAAACAAGTAGTACTCTAGGTCGAGGCTGCAACAGAGAATATACCAGTGTGTAGTTTAGTCATcaacattttccctttctctttcctaaaTATATTCAGTACTTGGAAACAGGGCAACATTGAAGCCCAGCATCTTGCTATCTGATGTGGAACTTgcttcatgtttgttttttatgcttttttcctCAGAGGCCGCTGCCTTTTTACCAGCAGAATGTCTTTTCTCTCATCTCACCCATTAACATGCCAAACAAAGAGTCTGAGATGGTCAAATTTATGGTCAAGCAAGGTTAGTAAACTCTGCATGATGAACTGCACGTGAAAAGGAGAATCAGGTTTAAGATTTTTAGTGTGTAAGACCTTATTATTGTTTGTTGATTAAGAATATCTGCTTCTTTGATTACTGTGATTCTAAACAGTaaaaacattcttaaaaatCCATATTCCTCAGTCTTCAGGGGGGTCTGTTATGGCCTTGTATCAAATGAAATACTTCAGCCCAAGATTTTAGAGTATCAAAGGGCTAAGTTAAAAAGGGTTATCTTAATTTTTTGAATATCCATTTCAAGTTCAACatctgttttcccctttttcttaGATAACCGTGAGGAGTTGAAACTCTCAAAGCTGCAGGTAACTGTTCATTTGGTGCATTAGAATCAAAATTTTATCTGCTTAAAATAGAGCATTATCTGTACCAGTGTGTTTAACTCACTGTTTGCAATTCTGTTTTAAGGCACACAAACAGATGTTTCAAAAAATGTGGCTGACTTTTTTGAAGCACAAGGTGAGTGTTACTTCTGCCACTGATCTGCATTGCTCTTTAATTTAAGGATTGCTGATCCTTAGCAATTGTGTCTAGCcttgcacagagctgctggtaGGACCCCAGTATGGTTTGAGTGTTGGGTGGGAAGAGCCCAGTGACCATTTCTGTTGGATCACTCTGCCAAGAAACATGACCTCATATATGGCCTGCTTTTTCTCCTTACTCTCAgccttttttccctgccttaAACATCTCTGCCCATCAAGGTGATCTGCAGCATAGCAGTCTCTGCTCACAAGCTGAAGCTTCCCCAGcctttttcctggtgtttttccCCATCTGACTGTTTAGTTGTGTGCTTCTTGAGTGAACTTCATTGGTGTCACTTGTAAACTGTCCCATTTGGGAACTGCTGCTGCAAGatgttctgtattttcctgGCACATTCCCTTCTGCTTGTGCATTGCCCTTTTGAGCCACAGGTTGCTGCTGCAGTCTGTGTTCTCCCTGCAGTGcttgtttctctgtgttttgtccTTCACAGCTGCCCACTGGCCTTTACAAAAAGGTTCTTGTCATTCTGCACGACTCTGTCCTGCCTTACATGAACGAGCCCACTCTCATGATGGACTTCTTGACAGTGGCCTATGGCATAGGTGAGTGAGAATGGTCCTTTATCCTTTGTGGCACTTCCAGCATGGGACAGATGGACTTGGACACtctgctggatgcagcaccacaACCTGGGTGATGGAATAGGTCTACttttggctgggatggagctaAGGAACTAGGGTCATCTCCATCATCCCTGAAAGGGAGAGGATTTTACCTGTGTTTGTAAATGTCATTGCTCCTTTTATGTAAGGAAAATCATATTTAAGGCTTTGTGAAAGAGTAGAATACTggagtgatttattttaaaacagagaattCAGACAGTGCTACTGATCCAAACACAGGATCCACAGATTCTTGCAGAAATGTCCTTTCTGAGCAGACCTTTGCCTCCCCAGTGTGACTTTGTTTAGGAATTAGAGGAGCACATTTTTGTGTCTCAGTCATTGAACATTTGTTCTAGTAAAATACAGCTTAATCTTTGTAAGGAGCTTGGGAGCCTCTGGAAGGATGTAGATGAAATTGTTTCACCTTTCAGCCTTTCACTGGCTCTGATTTCAGGTATTGAGTTTTGTGTTCCTTCTGGGAAGATTTTATTATAGAAAAAActtgaagattattttttctagttatttttattgtgttgaTATTTGCCTGCTTTCTTACAGGTGGAGCAATCAGTCTTCTGGCCCTAAATGGGTTATTTATTCTGATTCATCAGCATAATCTGTAAGTAAAACAAGTATATTGTTTAAAGGAACATAGGTTTTTGCATTTATGTCTTTATATAAGAGGAACTGAAATGGATTCACCACACCTTCAGGCTTTGAAATTCCCCCATGAGAAAGCCAAACTGCA belongs to Parus major isolate Abel chromosome 15, Parus_major1.1, whole genome shotgun sequence and includes:
- the NOC4L gene encoding nucleolar complex protein 4 homolog isoform X2; this encodes MRHRYRDCVGCLGELMRHDSFQVKEMALCTLMKFVELEAQYPLIKIEWKGTLTFPYDLLKVVVDGLLPTEEDASLLISRFQEYMEYDDVRYFVMKAVTASILQVMQKTKERPLPFYQQNVFSLISPINMPNKESEMVKFMVKQDNREELKLSKLQAHKQMFQKMWLTFLKHKLPTGLYKKVLVILHDSVLPYMNEPTLMMDFLTVAYGIGGAISLLALNGLFILIHQHNLEYPDFYKKLYSLLDPSIYHVKYRARFFHLTDLFLSSSHLPAYLVAAFIKRLARLALTAPPEALLMVIPFICNLFRRHPACRVLVHRPGGPADMSEDPYVMDEEEPSKSRALESSLWEIQSLQSHYHPDVAKAAAVLNQSLSEMEDDISGLLELSNYELFDKEVKKKAADVPLEFEQVRGLFGKKNDIFAEHFSLD
- the NOC4L gene encoding nucleolar complex protein 4 homolog isoform X1; this translates as MAREAALAACLEAVLGSRSSANRVFELLEPLVGQEEPEDIVSAARSCSRLFGALLERRELFVGPLPEQDASLAESYSAEDKYRIWMRHRYRDCVGCLGELMRHDSFQVKEMALCTLMKFVELEAQYPLIKIEWKGTLTFPYDLLKVVVDGLLPTEEDASLLISRFQEYMEYDDVRYFVMKAVTASILQVMQKTKERPLPFYQQNVFSLISPINMPNKESEMVKFMVKQDNREELKLSKLQAHKQMFQKMWLTFLKHKLPTGLYKKVLVILHDSVLPYMNEPTLMMDFLTVAYGIGGAISLLALNGLFILIHQHNLEYPDFYKKLYSLLDPSIYHVKYRARFFHLTDLFLSSSHLPAYLVAAFIKRLARLALTAPPEALLMVIPFICNLFRRHPACRVLVHRPGGPADMSEDPYVMDEEEPSKSRALESSLWEIQSLQSHYHPDVAKAAAVLNQSLSEMEDDISGLLELSNYELFDKEVKKKAADVPLEFEQVRGLFGKKNDIFAEHFSLD